The genome window CGACATTCCAGAAGAAATTGTTTTCAgaagttttatttacatttttttcacctGATTCTTAAGCAGCGTTTCCTTAAGCTTTCACTTTAGATATGTGGTTGTTGGTTTGGTGATGTATTATACCTGTGTACTGTTATGGTAACTTTTTGATATGTGCACTCGTTCTCCAGTGATCTTTTACTTTTGTGAAGTCATTTTTCTGAATCACTTCTGCTACattattttgttcatattgGTTATTATACTAAAAGGTTTCCTTCCTAACACATTTTTCAGAGTTTAGGAAAAGTAATTGTCCAATAACTGTTAAACCTTTACAATGATCAGTCCCTTGAACCACACTAAAGTAAtacattgattattttttacaaattgtttttatttttcataaattGTATGCAAGAAAGGCACAAGTAAATACAAAGTACACTTCAAACTGCTCTTGATCATCATTTCACAAATGTTGAACCTTTCTTGTGAGGTGCTGTGcacacatttccattttctagTTTATTCAAGAGGAACTACAGCTAGATGTAGCCTAATGTTacttactagtgcagtgcccgtaagaaaaatgtattcctatagaaaagtgggaggttaagtagctttttcatggatggccaaatgaggctgtgtttgaaggtgggacgtcagggatatttaggtttgttgtgaaatctgatattccagggtataattggctgtttttgactatttttgattttgccattatatttcatcttaaaaactatttacttggtgtctttattttcagcacaacctcacatgtgtgacagtacagttcttttttcattttgacatactgtattaacacaatggacctaaaatcacacaaaaaacccataaaatccgagtagaaaaagttagattttttttactttaaaccacaaatatgtttaacaaaccattttttataacttataatgcaaatagttataagttatatgtaactatttacatttaaatgcaggcaatgctcattcagccgtctcctcattgctttgactcattaaacaaaaaaacgactccactacacactaaatacactacaccaaacactacataacacactaactatacactccaaacacgctaaatgtcacaaatctctcaactctcagtatcgctgtctatacactgaccgtcgttgcctgtcatccatctgcctacgtccctcccacaacttcctgttcctcaacaaccaaacttgctgcttggacactttcgtgacaaaagcccgtttttaccgtttcttcctgcaccagacacaaagcaaacgtgacggcaatgttcgcgaaaaagcgtggcagacattatttaccctaagtccggttttggacgtgccggtgcgtgtGTGGGCTAGCGGCTATCAGCTAGCTacacatccacagattccgttccactttgttgtctttgttgttgtctccggatctcctcagacccggacagactcggtccggactcttttagtctcattaatacacaacagtcagtttagatgcacagaacagaacgggaccgaaccgccagcaaaatcccggtccagctcgcgccgctgcaggtataaatctgcttgtttcttaaggtgagggggtcgcggtgggctctgcagtggttggctctggtgcgcatgtgactgtggtggctccggtggacaatgctcgcaaatttgtaaagcatttatgaaataatttattaacagtatcattgcagtccaaacaaatgcgaagtcgcacacccttgaaacacgcagcagccatgttgtaagtctcaggtcagtctgatcctgatccgcagagatatttgaggaacacacacatacacacacacacacagacagacagacagacagagattccttgcttttatagagagatgtgaGAGCACAAAGTGGAATTTTTTGACTTGAACATGCATAATTATCAGCCTTGACAAATCACATACTACCTACTATTTAGTATGGTGGAAAAAAGATTTAGGATGTCCCAATTGTCTGGTTGGATTTAGTATGTAGTAACATACTCAGATGCCATACTACATTCGGTTGAAATGTGTAGTGTGAAAATCAGCATGCCCATAATGCAATGCATAGCAGAGGTGGAGTCACACCAGCTGATCCTCCTAttcatttttcttattttattttttagtatTATATAAATCAGTTACAATATTACCTATACACAGTTAACATCAGTAGGCTATACAAACAACAGTAGGCCTAtacacataaaacaataaacaattttGCCAGGGgttgcaaacaaataaatgttaagAGAGGTATATAGATATTTATATCAACAAAACTAGCATATTAATTACCTTGCCTCAAGCAAGTTCTCAACATATTGGACAGTGTGGAGATATATATCCACTCCGAAACTTTCAGACTCTTGCAATGGATCAATGTTGTCTTCCAGCTGGATCATTTCAGGATCCAGGAGAGGATTGTCCAGTATAGGGACATTGACCCCAGGATGAGGCTCATCTGTGAATCCACTCTCCTCCCATTGACTCTCTGGTATGAGTATACCCTGACAAAGACAGACTGTAACATTTcttaggccccgtccagacaACAACGCTCTTTTGTGAAAGcgcacacgtattgcatcgttttggccgaccgtccatacggatcctgaaaacgcagcgcctgaaaacgcacttttttgaaaacgggtctcagggtggaggaatccaaaaacgcagccctcccattctcatgtggacggcgaatccgcatactttccaaaacgatgacgccattgCCCCACCCCGCGATGtctaataacaacaacaacaacaatggcagactacatgcttgtgtttgtgctgcagaagatattgagcctttcttgcaacttacatgccttgtagttgagtgtgagtcgcagcagcagttcagcCTCATtgacggtccacacaaacgcttctggtttccttgcactagccattttcatcttcttcttgtcgtgttcggtttctccgtctactgtctgtttgtttacagcgcgcaagcttaatgcgcatgctccgtctcttcttctccgtttttggtgaatgtcaagcgccacctagaggcctggaatagGAACTACAgtgttttcggtcgttttcagtggatccgtatggacgcaaatattcttaaaacgatgacgaggaagacggagaaaaaaaagactgttttcgcctgtctggacggccccttaaTTACTACTAATTTGCATAAACAAGTTTAAACAGGCACTGTGCACTTACCACTGATTATTACAAAAAAGGGAATGCAATTATCAATAAATAAAGGGAAGGATGATGTAAAAATATTAAGGTATTCATGGAAAAGACTATTTCACTTGAGGTGCACGTAAACACTCCCGAAGTACTGTGCATTTGTGGTAAAAACACCTATTTTTGCTTACACAAAGGCCAAGGCTTTTTAATCCAAGAAGGGGAGTGCACCTATTGATAACAGTGAATCAGAAAATTTGAGGGTGTTTGGGTTTTTCATTAAGGATCAACAAAATAACTTAGagacatttgaaaaaagaaaagcataatTTAACTCAGGATCAGGATCTTCAACAGGATTCAGGGACTGGCCCACCTGCCACAACTGATTTGGTGTCAGGTTTTTCTCTGTCCTGATGGAATGGTTGTCCCACACCTCCCTGAAGACATCGAAGCTTGCCTGGATGCGTGGCAGAAATACGTAATGGCAGCAGAAAAAGTGTAGGACGTTGCTGATGTCGAGGAGGTGTTGGTCCTCAAGAGAGTGCAGGATGTTATAGTATACACCTGTAACATCCATGAACACATCACGCCAGAGCTGTTCCATTCTGTATGGGgggagataaatacattttcacaacaTTAAGATCCTTTAAGAAACTGTTTACTCTGCCGC of Sparus aurata chromosome 17, fSpaAur1.1, whole genome shotgun sequence contains these proteins:
- the LOC115567738 gene encoding uncharacterized protein LOC115567738; amino-acid sequence: MAIQERVRGDHGGENVGVAELMFSIRGTDSNSFIAGKSIHNQRMEQLWRDVFMDVTGVYYNILHSLEDQHLLDISNVLHFFCCHYVFLPRIQASFDVFREVWDNHSIRTEKNLTPNQLWQVGQSLNPVEDPDPEGILIPESQWEESGFTDEPHPGVNVPILDNPLLDPEMIQLEDNIDPLQESESFGVDIYLHTVQYVENLLEAR